Part of the Nitrospirota bacterium genome is shown below.
CACGGAGCGTCCCGGAGGTCAGGAGCGGCGTGTCGGCGCAAAGGATCATGACAGGTCCGTTCGCCCGGTCGATCGCTTGCCTCGCCTGCAGTACGGCGTGCCCCGTGCCGAGCTGCTCCTGCTGCAGGACGATCTCGGCGCCTTGCGCTTCGACAGCGGCGGTGACCTGTTCGGCCTGATGCCCGACGATAACGACAACCCTCTCAGGACCGATGCCGTTCGCGGCGTTCAACGCATGCGCGACCAGGGGACGGCCGGCAAGCGGGTGAAGGGCTTTCGCAAGGCCGGACTTCATGCGGGTTCCGAGGCCGGCGGCAAGAATGAGGACGGTCGGCTTCATGATGATATCTCCGGGCGTTTTTTCAGGCCATCAGTGTCGTCCTTGGGATGGGAGCGTTTCATCTTCTGCACATCGGCGTCGCGGAGAGGTACGAGCCCGAGCGATATGATGAATCTCATTCCCTGCTCGACGGTCATATCGAGCTGGATGACCTCCGGCTCGGGAAGGACCAGGAGAAACCCCGCTGTTGGGTTCGGCGTGGTCGGGACGAACACGGTCACGAACGTGCCGTTCAACTTCAGATGCTCGCCGGGCACTTCTCCGGTCATGAATCCGATGCTGTAGCATCCCCTGCGCGGATACTCCACGAGAGCAACACCGTGAAAGTTCTGCTTCAGGGAAAACGTCTCCATGACCTGCTTTACCGTAAAGTAGACACCGCGCACCAGGGGGACCTTGTGCAGCAGTTCGTCGCTCAGCCGGACGATGCGGCTGCCCAGATAATTGGCGGACAGCATGCCGACCGCGACAACGACCACGATCAGGGTGAGAATGCCCAGCCCGGGAAATTTCAAGCCGATAAGATCCCGCGGGAGGTCGCCTAGGATGCCGTCGATCACGCTGAGCAGGGCCGAAAGCACGT
Proteins encoded:
- a CDS encoding DUF502 domain-containing protein → MKKIKYFFRKYFLTGLLVLLPIWATYYVLSALLSVIDGILGDLPRDLIGLKFPGLGILTLIVVVVAVGMLSANYLGSRIVRLSDELLHKVPLVRGVYFTVKQVMETFSLKQNFHGVALVEYPRRGCYSIGFMTGEVPGEHLKLNGTFVTVFVPTTPNPTAGFLLVLPEPEVIQLDMTVEQGMRFIISLGLVPLRDADVQKMKRSHPKDDTDGLKKRPEISS